A single region of the Triticum dicoccoides isolate Atlit2015 ecotype Zavitan chromosome 2B, WEW_v2.0, whole genome shotgun sequence genome encodes:
- the LOC119363886 gene encoding uncharacterized protein At2g23090-like, whose product MGGGNAQKSKMARERNLEKLKGGKGSQLEANKKAMNIQCKICMQTFICTTSEAKCKEHAEAKHPKSELVQCFPHLKQ is encoded by the exons ATGGGCGGCGGCAACGCGCAGAAGTCCAAGATGGCGAGGGAGAGGAACCTCGAGAAGCTGAAGGGCGGCAAGG GGAGCCAGCTCGAGGCCAACAAGAAGGCCATGAACATCCAG TGCAAGATATGCATGCAGACTTTCATCTGCACCACCTCTGAAGCAAAGTGCAAGGAGCATGCCGAGGCAAAGCATCCGAAGAGCGAGCTCGTCCAGTGCTTCCCTCACCTCAAGCAGTGA